The region CATTGCCTTTGCACAATTTTTTGGCGATGTTTTGAGTAAGCATTTAATTTACACTACTTGTGTGGATATTGGTGGAGGTACATCGGATATTTCTGTTTGGCAAGACAACCGACTGGTTCATCAAGCATCAGTTCCCTATGCAGGAAGGGATATTTTTCACAGCATTTTAGAGCCTAATCTTGTCTTTATTGGTGATATTTTTGGACTACCTCCAGAAGCGGGAAGATCGGTGGCTAACGTGCTAGGAAATCAGCGTAATTTTAATGCCTCTTTGGACATTTATCTACGAGCAAACTCGGAAAGAATTTTGTCCGAAGGGTACATCATGAATGCAGATAAGCCTCGCAATCGGCAGTTTCGTACTTTGCTAGCTTTGTCTTTTGGTGGACTTTTCCATTATTTAGGCATGATGCAAAAAGAGCTTAAGCGAGAAGAACTTTTTAGTGATGTCAACATTATTACGTCAATTTTAATGGGAGGCAACGGTTCCCGTTTCTTGCATTGGCTAACTCCCAGTGGAGCCTATACTCAAAATTCGGAAATCAACGATCTAGTCAGTGGTATTCTAATGCGAGCTTCTGGCTTAAACAAAAATCCTGATTTACTAACCCTTTCCTCCCAACCTAAAGAAGAAGCTTGTGGTGGGCTAGTTGTACCACCAGTAGGAGCTAAGCTCAGTGGTTTTTCAAGCAAGAAAAAAGATTATCCTTTTACCGGGGAAAATTGTATTATAAATGGAGAAAAGTTTACTTCTAGTGACCGTTTGAATGTCTTAGATCGTGGCTGGGAAGAAATTAATTCTTTTGAAATCATTGCCTATGATCAACTGGAAGAATATTTGAAGAATTTTAATGACATCTTACGAGAAGAATCTATCCAAGAAATTGATCAGCTCAGAAATTTTAATCAGGGTGGTCTCTTTAATATGGATAGCGACTTCCGCATACTGCTGGGAGCAAAAATTAAACAAGCTTGCTTAAGGAAAGTAGGACCTGTTTCAGAATTTGAAATTGATCCTCCATTTCTAATAATTCTTAAGTGCTTTATTTCTATTCTCGCTGAACAATGGTCTAAAACTGTAGGTTAAATAAATGAAAATTACTAACAAATTTATACACACTTTTGTCCTTTGTAATTTGGCGGTATTTAATTATTGTTCTTTAGCACAAGCTTTTATAGATCCACCGGAACTAGGTCGGCGAGTAAATCCATATTTCATTGGCAAAGATAATCAAACAAGTAGAAATGAGTTTGCAATAGATCAATGTAGAATAATTCTACAGAGAACTAAAAGTAATTTCTTATTAACGACTGCATATCTGGGTATAAAACCCAAAGAAAACAGATCAATTTCAAAAATTAGTAGAATTTGGAAAGGGTTAATGGAGTTTAAAGCTCCCTATTTAATCTCATTTTTATTGTTGTTTGTTTTACTGGGCTTATATGTCTGGTGGCTAAATAAAAGCCTACAGGAACTGAAAGAAAAAATCAAGAAAAATTACGCATTGACTAAGAGTTCCCAGGACAAACTAGCCAGTGACGTTTCAGTAGTCAAAAATTATTCAGATAATCTATCTCGTCAACTCGAGAAAATACTTCGGGAGATGGGTAAAATCGAGAAAGAGATTATTCAACTAAGATCAAACCAGTCAACATCTCATCCATCCAGACAATATGGTGAGGAATGGGACAATCCATCTGACTACAACGATTATAGTTATGACCCAGCAAGGGCATCAGTTTTTCCAAGGAAAGTAGAAATTTCTCCCTCAGATACTTTAAGTATAATTGTAGAAAATTTTAATAAGGGCAATGAAAGCCACTTTAATAATGACTTATTTTTCTTTTTAAAGCCTACTTCTGCTACCAATTTAGGGAGTCAGGGTGTTGATATTAATGCTTCAGCAAAAGTAGAGTTTGAAAGGGCATCCGATAATACGGCTCAGGCTTCCTATATTGGATTTAAACTTAATGATCAAAATACCTATATAGTTCCAAATTTGTTTAATAAACGTTGGAAACAAGTAATAACTAATGATGAAAATAAAATTTTTGAATGGTACGATTCTAGCTATGTTTTGGCTGAACCAGCAATGATAGAAAATACTGGCAATGATATTTGGCGGCTGGTCAAGTCTGGGAGGTTTGATTGATTTTGAATCAATGTTGAATTCTAAATGCATTTTCATTTTTGTCATTCTAACAATATGGGGGGTTAAGTCGACCAACGCCCAGGAAATAAATCCTTGTCCAGTGATGAGTGATTATCAGATGTCATTTTCTGATTTTAATTTGGACGTTTACGAGATTCCCAATACTAATGGGGAAATTATTGCAGAAATTCCTGCTGGTAGAAGATTTTCTTTATCTGACATTTATGCCAAGTATTATGATGGCTTTTGTTGGTATGAAATCATCACTTTTTCCGTAGACGAAAGAGGGTGGATTGCTTTTCAACCCAATGATACTCAACTGAGTAATATTCCTTCCAATCAAAATGAATCTTTAACACAATCTCCTAGCCCAAATATTGCACCAGAGCCAAGCCCTACAGTAGATTCAAGTAGAGCAGAAGCTACCACTGAAACTAACTCTCAGAACAATGAAGACTTGCTAATTATAGTTTATTTATTTGTTGCTGGTACCATTGGTTTGAGTATCGTCATTGGCAAGCTGGCAGTTGACTTGTTGAATGCTTTTTCAACTAAGCCTAGTAAAAATAAATCTCTCCAACAAATGGGAAGCAAAACTTTAAAGAAAATTACCGCTTCTAGGGTTACTGGCGGTGCAAAATGCAAAGTTATTAATGTCACCCAAACTGATATTGTTTTACCAGATAAAAATCAAATAAATACACCAGATTCAATTATCGAGGCAGATGTTTATAATTATTTTTTAGAAAATAATTTTATCGATGCCAAAGGCCATGTAATAAGCAATGGAGAACAAGCTATAGATGCCTTATTAGAAGTAGAAAATACCGAAAAACCAACCCAATCTTTTGGCTTCAGCTTGGAATATTGCATCACTAATTTTAACCAGGGCAACAAAGATTTTTTTGATGATCAATCCCAGTTCCAATACCTTAAGCCCACAGAAAGTGTTATCCATGGCAAGGCAGGCAATCTTAGTCTTGGCGATCGCCAGGAATTTGAAGAAGGAGAAAGGAGCCAAGCTTCCTATTTGGCCTTTACCATTGGGGAAGAAATTTGGTTAATTCCGAATCTAATGCTCAGCCGCTGGCAAAGACTAATGACTAACAGTTACTTTTTTGACAGCTATGGCAATTTACAAAACCCTAACCTAGTCAAGCCCGCTAAACTTCTCCTAGTCGGCGATCGCCGTTGGCAAATAGTCGAAAAAGGTATGTTTAATTAAAGTTATTAATAGTAAGAGATAAATTAAACAATATGGCTGGCAATCAACCGGATAAATTAAATCAAGCTAAGCTGATTCAGTTGGAGAAAAATCAACTTAAGTTACAACAGGAGTTTGCAGCCCTACGATTTTTTGAAGCACAAAAAAATAATGAAGTCCAGAACCAGAGTAGCACTGAGTTAGTCAAAGAAATAGAAGTCCTTAAACAAAAAATTAGTCAAATTGAAACTACGGTTAGCCGACCCGCCACCATTCCCGCCAATGCCTATCCCCATTTAATAGTTGAAAATCCTCCCCCCTTACTAGATTTATCCATTAGTAAAATTATTGATATTTACCATGAAACTCCTCAAATATTAGAGGTTTACTGTGAGCGGGTATCCTTACTCACTGACCAGCAAGATATTCTAGAAAAAAATAATGTTGGTAACTTTTGGGTAATGCAACTCAAAAATCAAGGATTTTATCTCTTTCCTCGGCCAGAATCCTTTAGCCGTTTTAGTTCCTTGACTAGTTTTGCCAAACTATTTAGGGCAACTAATGAAAACCCAGCGGAGAATTATCAATTTACCCTGCAATCAGCAGCAAAATTAGACGTTTTAAAAATTGGTGAAAAATGGAAATTACTCAAAGCGGGCAAAATAGTTTTGGGTGAGAGTCCATTGGAATATGCTTGGCAACAGGAAATTACCACCGTGAGAAAGGAATATGAAAAATTCAATAAGCTATTGGAGGTGAGGGGGAGTGCGGGGCTAGATTTCACTTTGATTACCCAATATTGGCAACAGTCATTGATGCAAAAATATGGCGAACTAGTGACCTTAGCAATTAACACCTGTATGCCGATCGCCTATGCCATTTATAAAGGCCCGATGCTAGTACCATGCCAGATTTTGTTGGGGGCTAATCCTTTGGTAGTACCGGGTTGGGACCGGGGAGTGCCCTGGGATACTTCTATTTATTCCCAATCCCATAGTAAATTTAACAAAGATTATCTCCGTACCACTGCTGACCATCCCCTCTTGCCTAATCAAATTTACCTGCGGGAAAGTAATGGCAAAACCCATCACACCTGGGCGATCGCCAAAAGTTATGAAGAAGCAACGGCGATCGTGCAAAGGCTAAACGGCCATTGGATTTCTTTAGATTGATAATCCTATTTAGTCCACCAAAAACTACCAAGCTTTGGGTTTAAAATTAGCATCATTAAGAATGGCTAAACTTTCCCCCGATTGGGCAATGACAAACAATCCTTGACGGTAGGCATAGCGTGCCACTTCCTGGGGGATTACCATGCCGGCCACCGCCCCCAATACATTAAAAGACTGATAACGGGGTAGCAGACGCTTAAATTTAGCTAATCTTTCCAGATGCTCATCCACATCATCTCGCCCCAATTTACTCTTTACTTCAATGGCAATAGCTTCCGTGCCATTGACCACTAAAATATCAATTTCAATACCTTCATTTCCGCTTTGGAGAGATAAATCGGAAGAAATTTCCCGTACTTCAATGCCTCGCTCTCTAAATAAACGTACTGCGGCAGGTCTGACTTGATACTCCACAAATTCCCCCAGACGATTGCCCAGTTTACCCAGTTGCTGATCCACCCTCTGGCTTTGCTCCTTAAGCAGGCGTTCCGTTGCTTGATTCTGTTCTTTCAGAAGCCGCTCTGTCTCTTGGCTTTGTTCCCTAAGTAGTCTTTCCGTTTCCTGTAAACGGCGATCACTGGCTTGAAAACGTCGCTCAGTCTCCTTTTGCGCTTCCACCAATTCCCCTAACAATCGCCAAACATCATCCGCTGTAGTTGCCATAACCGACCTTCTAAGCTTTTTAAAGTTACCAATCGACCAGTCTACAATGGTCTGTATTATCTCCAGTTTACTTCCCTACTCCGTTTCTATTAGCCTTTTATTCGATCAGGAAACCCGAAAAATGCCACCATGATGGATTAGAAATAATTGATTTTCTTTTTTCTTTCAACACCTTGCCTACCGTCACATTTTTGTTGTCTTCACCATGACCGATCGCCGTCAATATTCCCCTGCTACCCAACGCAACCGAGAGGCGATCGCCGCTGTTTTGCAGGAATATTTACCTCCCCAAGGCAGTATTTTGGAAATTGCCAGTGGCACCGGGGAACACGCTTGTTTTTTTGCGCCCCTATTTTCCCCTCGCTGGTGGATAACGTCCGATCCTGATCCCCTTTGTCGGGAAAGTATTCTTGCTTGGCGGGAGCATGAAGCATTGGACAATTTTCAGCCACCTTTAGATTTAGATGTGCAATCATCGCTGTGGCCGGTGGAAGCAGAAGTTTTACCAGAACCCATCACTGCCATGGTGGCAATCAACTTAATCCATATTTCCCCCTGGAAATCCTGCTTAGGGTTACTGAATGGGGCAGAACGCATTTTACCGGCGGGGGGCATTCTCTATCTCTACGGTCCCTATCGTCAAAAGGAAGTACCAACGGCCCCTAGCAATGAAGCGTTTGACCAATCTTTGCGGAGTCGCAACCCAGCTTGGGGTTTGAGAAATTTGGAGGATGTGATTGGGGAAGCGGAAAAAAGGAATTTACATAATCAGGCTGTGATTGCTATGCCCGCCAATAACTTATCGGTGATCTTTGAGAAAGGGCCAGAGCAAAATACTTTTTGAACATCGTCGATCATCAGCAAGAATCCGTTACTGAAAATCCAGTAAATTTGATTAGATTCTTTTCCCTTAGCCCGCTATGATTTCAGACCAAACCCATATGCGTCGTTGCTTGACCCTAGCAAAAACGGCGATCGGTAAAACAGTGCCCAATCCCATGGTGGGGTCGGTCATTGTCCAGGGAGATCAGATTGTCGGCCAAGGTTTCCATCCCCAGGCAGGGCAACCCCATGCAGAAATTTTTGCCCTCTGGGAAGCTGGCGATCGGGCCAAGGGAGCGACCCTATACGTCAATTTGGAACCCTGTAACCATCAAGGGCGCACTCCCCCCTGTACCGAAGCAATCATCAAAGCGGGCATATCTAAAGTGGTGGTGGGCATGGTGGACCCCAATCCCTTGGTGGCGGGTAAGGGCATTGGTCGATTGAGACAGGCTGGCATTGAGGTGAAAGTGGGGGTGGAAGAAGAAGCTTGCCAGCGGTTGAATGAAGCGTTTTGTTTTCGCATCCAGCACCGAC is a window of Synechocystis sp. PCC 7338 DNA encoding:
- a CDS encoding class I SAM-dependent methyltransferase: MTDRRQYSPATQRNREAIAAVLQEYLPPQGSILEIASGTGEHACFFAPLFSPRWWITSDPDPLCRESILAWREHEALDNFQPPLDLDVQSSLWPVEAEVLPEPITAMVAINLIHISPWKSCLGLLNGAERILPAGGILYLYGPYRQKEVPTAPSNEAFDQSLRSRNPAWGLRNLEDVIGEAEKRNLHNQAVIAMPANNLSVIFEKGPEQNTF
- a CDS encoding SH3 domain-containing protein; translation: MSDYQMSFSDFNLDVYEIPNTNGEIIAEIPAGRRFSLSDIYAKYYDGFCWYEIITFSVDERGWIAFQPNDTQLSNIPSNQNESLTQSPSPNIAPEPSPTVDSSRAEATTETNSQNNEDLLIIVYLFVAGTIGLSIVIGKLAVDLLNAFSTKPSKNKSLQQMGSKTLKKITASRVTGGAKCKVINVTQTDIVLPDKNQINTPDSIIEADVYNYFLENNFIDAKGHVISNGEQAIDALLEVENTEKPTQSFGFSLEYCITNFNQGNKDFFDDQSQFQYLKPTESVIHGKAGNLSLGDRQEFEEGERSQASYLAFTIGEEIWLIPNLMLSRWQRLMTNSYFFDSYGNLQNPNLVKPAKLLLVGDRRWQIVEKGMFN